The proteins below come from a single Mugil cephalus isolate CIBA_MC_2020 chromosome 7, CIBA_Mcephalus_1.1, whole genome shotgun sequence genomic window:
- the plekhj1 gene encoding pleckstrin homology domain-containing family J member 1, with product MRFNEKELVALSRQPSEMAAELGMRGPKKGDVIKKRLVKLVVNFLFYFRTDEEEPIGALLLEQCRVEREDSQTFSIAFLDEAERKYLFECDTEELCGKWVDSIIKASYEFMRKNLIFYRTEIHRLTGKDPLEQYGISDETRFQVSNGLQLMPRDTASL from the exons ATGCGTTTTAACGAGAAGGAGCTGGTCGCCCTGAGCCGCCAGCCTTCAGAGATGGCAGCTGAACTCGGGATGCGAGGTCCCAAAAAAGGAGACG ttaTAAAGAAGAGGCTGGTGAAACTCGTCGTcaatttcctcttttatttccggactgatgaggaggag CCGATTGGAGCTTTGCTGCTGGAGCAGTGTCGCGTGGAGAGAGAGGACAGTCAGACCTTCTCTATTG CCTTTCTGGATGAAGCGGAAAGGAAGTACTTGTTTGAGTGTGACACTGAGGAGCTGTGTGGAAAGTGGGTAGACTCCATCATCAAAGCGAG TTATGAGTTCATGAGGAAGAACTTGATATTTTATCGAACTGAAATCCACAGGCTCACTGGGAAG GACCCTTTAGAGCAATACGGCATATCAGATGAAACCCGCTTCCAGGTCAGCAACGGTCTGCAGCTTATGCCTCGAGATACCGCCTCCCTGTAG